A DNA window from Xanthomonas campestris pv. campestris str. ATCC 33913 contains the following coding sequences:
- a CDS encoding ABC transporter permease has translation MSTRGTALPATPPVRPEYEVALQPLDPALLQVHAQARWQAPGWLRKALVLAVLVAAWYVAARVVADDLMLPSPWQTAQAFYTGLLSGELLRRVGTSLRVLAQGYVVGVVLAFVLTALAASTRWGRDLLGTLTAMFNPLPAIALLPLALLWFGLGTGSLVFVLVHSVLWPLALTTYARFQAVPDTLRMAGRNYGLRGPRYVVQLLIPAALPAILSGLKIGWAFAWRTLIAAELVFGATSGQGGLGWYIFQNRNELYTDRVFAGLAMVIALGLLVEGVVFQAIERLTVRRWGMQR, from the coding sequence ATGAGCACGCGCGGCACGGCGTTGCCGGCAACCCCGCCGGTGCGGCCGGAATACGAGGTCGCGCTGCAGCCGCTGGATCCGGCGCTGCTGCAGGTGCATGCACAGGCGCGTTGGCAGGCGCCTGGCTGGTTGCGCAAGGCGCTGGTGCTGGCGGTGCTGGTGGCCGCCTGGTACGTGGCCGCGCGCGTGGTGGCCGACGATCTGATGCTGCCAAGCCCGTGGCAGACCGCGCAGGCGTTCTACACCGGCCTGCTGTCGGGCGAATTGCTGCGCCGGGTCGGCACCTCGTTGCGGGTGCTGGCACAAGGCTACGTGGTGGGCGTGGTGCTGGCCTTCGTGCTGACCGCGTTGGCCGCCTCCACGCGCTGGGGCCGCGATCTGCTCGGCACGCTGACGGCCATGTTCAATCCGCTGCCGGCGATCGCGCTGCTGCCGCTGGCGCTGCTGTGGTTTGGCCTGGGCACCGGCAGCCTGGTGTTCGTGCTGGTGCACTCGGTGCTGTGGCCGCTGGCGCTGACCACCTACGCCCGGTTCCAGGCGGTGCCGGACACCCTGCGCATGGCTGGCCGCAACTACGGCCTGCGCGGCCCGCGCTACGTGGTGCAGTTGCTGATTCCCGCGGCCCTGCCGGCGATCCTGTCCGGGCTGAAGATCGGCTGGGCATTTGCCTGGCGCACCTTGATCGCCGCCGAGCTGGTATTCGGCGCCACGTCCGGGCAAGGCGGGCTGGGCTGGTACATCTTCCAGAACCGCAACGAGCTGTACACCGACCGCGTATTCGCCGGCCTGGCCATGGTGATCGCGTTGGGGCTGCTGGTGGAAGGCGTGGTGTTCCAGGCGATCGAACGACTGACCGTACGCCGCTGGGGCATGCAACGCTGA
- a CDS encoding ABC transporter ATP-binding protein has translation MTTAAPLLQVDNVSLEYASAQRVVRATHRVRFDVHAADRFVLLGPSGCGKSTLLKAVAGFVTPREGQIRLDGAAVTGPGPDRVVVFQEFDQLAPWKTVRENVVFGLRATRTLSRAEARERADESLAQVGLTGFADAYPHTLSGGMKQRVAIARALAMRPRVLLMDEPFAALDALTRARMQEQVLELWEQLRFTLLFVTHSIEEALVVGNRVLLLSPHPGQVRAELNAHAFGPQSAGSVAFQQTAQRIHRLLFDLPDAALDDAKVAPLRRPAVRQREALP, from the coding sequence ATGACCACCGCCGCGCCACTGCTGCAGGTCGATAACGTCAGCCTGGAATACGCCTCCGCGCAGCGCGTGGTCCGTGCCACGCATCGGGTGCGTTTCGACGTGCACGCGGCGGATCGCTTCGTGCTGCTTGGTCCGTCGGGCTGCGGCAAGTCCACCTTGCTCAAGGCGGTGGCCGGTTTCGTGACGCCACGCGAGGGCCAGATCCGGCTGGATGGCGCAGCCGTCACCGGACCGGGGCCGGACCGGGTGGTGGTGTTCCAGGAGTTCGACCAACTGGCTCCCTGGAAGACCGTGCGCGAGAACGTGGTGTTCGGCCTGCGCGCCACCCGCACCCTATCGCGTGCCGAAGCACGGGAGCGCGCCGACGAGAGCCTGGCGCAGGTGGGATTGACCGGTTTTGCCGATGCCTACCCGCACACCTTGTCCGGCGGCATGAAGCAACGCGTGGCCATTGCACGTGCGCTGGCGATGCGCCCGCGCGTGCTGCTGATGGACGAACCGTTCGCCGCACTGGATGCGCTCACCCGTGCACGCATGCAGGAGCAGGTGCTGGAGTTGTGGGAACAACTGCGCTTCACGCTGCTGTTCGTCACCCATTCCATCGAGGAAGCATTGGTGGTGGGCAACCGCGTGCTGCTGTTGTCGCCGCATCCCGGCCAGGTGCGAGCCGAACTCAACGCGCATGCGTTCGGCCCGCAGAGCGCCGGCAGCGTGGCGTTCCAGCAGACCGCGCAGCGCATTCACCGCCTGTTGTTCGACCTACCCGATGCCGCCCTGGACGATGCCAAAGTGGCGCCGCTGCGCAGGCCGGCCGTGCGTCAACGCGAGGCCTTGCCATGA
- a CDS encoding ABC transporter substrate-binding protein encodes MRLTVVGDAIPHRRKAPRMAWLLLAALPLLHSAHAQAEGKLRIAKQFGIVYLLLDVAQDQKLIEQQGKAAGVDIDVQFLQLSGGAAVNDALLTGSIDIAGAGVGPLFTIWDRTRGRQNVRGVASLGNFPYYLISNNPRIKSIGDFTPQDRIAVPATGVSVQSRFLQHASQQRWGDKGTHQLDPLQVALPHPDAAAAIIRGRTEITAHFASPPFQEQELARNPAAHIVTSSYDIEGGPSSATVLYATEKFRRDNPKTYRAFVAALDQAAKFVTAHPEQATDIFLRRNGSGIDRALVLQILKDPKVQFTVVPQNTLKLGTFMQRSGAIKQAPAKVGDYFFDDPLIAGGS; translated from the coding sequence ATGCGCTTGACCGTTGTTGGTGACGCCATCCCCCATCGCCGCAAGGCGCCCCGCATGGCCTGGTTGTTGCTGGCCGCGTTGCCGCTGCTACACAGCGCGCACGCGCAGGCCGAAGGAAAACTGCGCATCGCCAAGCAATTCGGCATCGTGTATCTGCTGCTGGACGTGGCGCAAGACCAGAAGCTCATCGAGCAGCAGGGCAAGGCCGCCGGCGTGGACATCGATGTGCAGTTCCTGCAGCTGTCTGGCGGTGCCGCCGTGAATGATGCGTTGCTCACCGGGTCGATCGACATTGCCGGTGCCGGCGTCGGCCCGTTGTTCACCATCTGGGACCGCACCCGTGGCCGCCAGAACGTGCGCGGCGTGGCGTCGCTGGGCAACTTTCCGTACTACCTGATCAGCAACAATCCGCGTATCAAGAGTATCGGCGACTTCACGCCACAGGACCGCATCGCGGTGCCGGCCACCGGCGTGTCGGTGCAGTCGCGCTTCCTGCAGCATGCCTCGCAACAGCGCTGGGGCGACAAGGGCACCCATCAGCTCGATCCGCTGCAGGTGGCGTTGCCGCATCCGGATGCGGCGGCGGCCATCATCCGTGGACGGACCGAGATCACCGCGCACTTCGCCAGCCCGCCGTTTCAGGAACAGGAACTGGCGCGCAATCCGGCCGCGCATATCGTGACCAGTTCCTACGACATCGAAGGCGGCCCATCGTCGGCCACGGTGTTGTACGCCACCGAAAAGTTCCGCCGCGACAACCCCAAGACCTATCGCGCTTTTGTCGCTGCGCTGGATCAGGCGGCGAAGTTCGTTACCGCGCACCCGGAACAGGCCACCGATATTTTCCTGCGACGCAACGGCTCGGGCATCGACCGCGCGCTGGTGCTGCAGATCCTCAAGGACCCCAAGGTGCAGTTCACCGTGGTGCCGCAAAACACGCTGAAACTGGGCACCTTCATGCAGCGCAGCGGTGCGATCAAGCAGGCGCCCGCGAAGGTGGGCGACTACTTCTTCGACGACCCGTTGATCGCGGGCGGGAGCTGA
- a CDS encoding TauD/TfdA dioxygenase family protein — MASATSAARAPNPHGHASGVQIVPFDAPLGAEVIGLALSQPLDADTFARLHRAHLDHHVLVFRDQRITPAQQVEFSRRFGPLQIHVLRNFQLRGHPEVLVVSNIKENGQPIGLGDAGHYWHSDLSYKETPSLGSLLHAQELPAEGGDTLFANQHLAWQTLPDALKRAVEGRQAEHSYLAKYEELRARNPWRPALTAEQIAEVTPVQHPIVRTHPATGRKALFVSEHFTTRIVGLPDDESHALLQALFDHSTRDALVYRHRWQPHDMVFWDNRSVMHLAAGTPDHLRRRLNRTTIEGDVPF, encoded by the coding sequence ATGGCCAGTGCCACATCCGCAGCGCGCGCGCCCAACCCGCACGGCCACGCGTCCGGCGTGCAGATCGTGCCCTTCGACGCGCCCCTGGGTGCGGAAGTCATCGGCCTGGCGTTGTCGCAGCCGCTGGATGCAGACACGTTCGCGCGCCTTCACCGCGCGCACCTGGACCACCACGTGCTGGTGTTCCGCGATCAACGCATCACCCCGGCGCAGCAGGTCGAATTCAGCCGGCGGTTCGGCCCGTTGCAGATCCATGTGCTGCGCAATTTCCAGCTGCGCGGGCATCCGGAAGTGCTGGTGGTCTCCAACATCAAGGAAAACGGCCAGCCCATCGGGCTCGGTGATGCCGGCCATTACTGGCACTCGGATCTGTCGTACAAGGAAACGCCGAGCCTGGGCTCGCTGCTGCACGCGCAGGAGCTTCCAGCCGAGGGTGGCGACACCTTGTTCGCCAACCAGCATCTGGCCTGGCAGACCCTGCCCGACGCACTCAAACGCGCGGTGGAAGGCCGGCAGGCCGAGCACAGTTATCTCGCCAAGTACGAGGAACTGCGTGCGCGCAACCCGTGGCGCCCAGCGTTGACGGCCGAGCAGATTGCCGAAGTCACACCGGTGCAGCATCCGATCGTGCGCACGCACCCGGCAACCGGCCGCAAGGCGCTGTTCGTCAGCGAACACTTCACCACCCGCATCGTCGGCTTGCCGGACGACGAAAGCCACGCATTGCTGCAGGCGCTGTTTGACCACAGCACGCGCGATGCGCTGGTGTATCGCCACCGCTGGCAGCCGCACGACATGGTGTTCTGGGACAACCGCTCGGTGATGCATCTGGCGGCCGGCACGCCAGACCATCTGCGTCGCCGGCTCAATCGCACCACCATCGAAGGCGACGTGCCGTTCTGA
- a CDS encoding ABC transporter permease produces the protein MNVLKQAARAVRREFLAGDLLTVFAALVLGVAVMTAVGTLVDRVTLALTSSAAEVLGGDLGVTGRQEIPASFADEAQRRGLQTTRLVSFPSVLFHGESSQMANIRGVGAGYPLRGELLVSKDAAGTQAQASSAPPPGQAYADPRLLDALGLRVGEQLEFGAGHLTITGVLRAEPDASGELMQLSPPLLVNRADIDRAGLLGPGSRASYRLMFAGTPQAIADLRAWLKPRASEYRLVGIEDTQRGMRAAFDRAGRFLALSALLAVLLSGVATALAANRFAMRRIDTVAVLRCLGARQRDILAMLSLQLLLTAIPACLVGIGLGMLAQEGLVQALGSLIPNRLPLPQATPALAGAGIGLVLLLGFGLPPLLRLRNVPPMRVLNRSFAAVPPSSLLVYAAALAATLALTVYATGNLVLAGWVLGGLAALAVVAMLLGLGLLAALRPIQHRLRGAWKLGLASLTRRRGLSVVQLVGLSLSLCALLLLAVVGPGLLGQWRDRLPVDTPNYFLMNIQPEQTEPVLQTLRSLGVEGAAVEPFSTGRLVAINDKPPLRGDRDPQDDGDGDNRPVNFSWRYAFPPANTLLQGKFWSADSTAPEASVEEGWAQRYQLKLGDRITLLLGEQQRSFTVTSIRKADWDSFRVNFFLLLNQGAVGDAPYNLISSFHLPPGNAPKLATLSRDYPNISVLDIDAILGRVREVIDQVAQAVQLVMGFSLLAGVLVLLAALQATAGERRYDSAVLRTLGARRGQLRGAVLVEFGALGLLAALLAVTAAAVIGAVVGQQAFEIALTPDWPRLLIGGAFGLALSLLAGWSGTRRILSTPPALALRTQ, from the coding sequence ATGAACGTCCTCAAACAGGCCGCACGTGCGGTGCGCCGCGAGTTCCTGGCCGGCGACCTGCTGACCGTCTTTGCCGCGCTGGTGCTGGGCGTGGCGGTGATGACTGCCGTGGGCACGTTGGTGGACCGCGTCACCCTGGCGCTGACATCCAGCGCGGCCGAGGTGCTGGGCGGCGACCTGGGCGTCACCGGGCGCCAGGAGATTCCCGCCTCCTTTGCCGACGAAGCGCAGCGGCGCGGGCTGCAGACCACCCGCCTGGTCAGTTTCCCCAGCGTGTTGTTCCATGGCGAATCCAGCCAGATGGCCAACATTCGCGGCGTCGGCGCCGGGTATCCCCTGCGCGGCGAGCTGCTGGTATCCAAGGACGCGGCCGGCACGCAAGCGCAGGCATCTTCGGCACCGCCGCCGGGCCAGGCCTATGCCGATCCACGCCTGCTCGACGCGCTGGGCCTGCGCGTTGGCGAACAGCTGGAATTCGGCGCCGGCCATCTCACCATCACCGGCGTGTTGCGTGCCGAACCCGATGCCTCCGGCGAGCTGATGCAGCTGTCGCCGCCGTTGCTGGTCAACCGCGCAGATATCGATCGCGCCGGACTGCTCGGCCCGGGCAGCCGCGCCTCCTACCGGTTGATGTTCGCCGGTACGCCGCAAGCCATTGCCGACCTGCGCGCCTGGCTCAAGCCGCGCGCCAGCGAATACCGGCTGGTGGGCATCGAAGACACCCAGCGCGGCATGCGCGCCGCGTTCGACCGGGCAGGCCGTTTCCTGGCCCTGTCGGCGTTGCTGGCGGTGTTGCTGTCGGGCGTGGCAACCGCGCTGGCAGCGAACCGGTTTGCGATGCGCCGCATCGACACCGTGGCCGTGCTGCGCTGCCTGGGTGCGCGCCAGCGCGACATCCTGGCGATGCTGTCGCTGCAGTTGCTGTTGACCGCGATCCCCGCCTGCCTGGTCGGCATCGGCCTGGGCATGCTGGCGCAGGAAGGCCTGGTGCAGGCACTGGGTAGCCTGATCCCGAACCGGCTGCCACTGCCACAGGCCACCCCGGCCCTGGCGGGCGCCGGCATCGGTTTGGTGCTGCTACTGGGCTTCGGGCTGCCGCCGCTGTTGCGGCTGCGCAATGTGCCGCCGATGCGCGTGCTCAACCGCAGCTTTGCCGCGGTGCCGCCGAGCTCCTTGCTGGTCTACGCCGCTGCGTTGGCGGCGACCCTGGCGCTGACCGTCTATGCCACCGGCAACCTGGTGCTGGCCGGCTGGGTGTTGGGCGGATTGGCGGCACTGGCCGTGGTGGCGATGCTGCTCGGCCTGGGCCTGCTGGCGGCGCTACGGCCGATCCAGCACCGCCTGCGCGGCGCCTGGAAGCTGGGCCTGGCCTCGCTGACCCGGCGCCGTGGGCTGAGCGTGGTGCAGCTGGTGGGGCTTTCGCTGTCGTTGTGCGCGCTGTTGCTGCTGGCCGTCGTCGGCCCCGGCCTGCTCGGGCAATGGCGCGACCGCCTGCCGGTGGACACGCCCAACTACTTCCTGATGAACATCCAGCCCGAACAGACCGAACCGGTGCTGCAAACCTTGCGCAGCCTTGGCGTGGAAGGTGCAGCGGTGGAGCCGTTTTCGACCGGGCGGCTGGTGGCGATCAACGACAAGCCACCGCTGCGCGGCGATCGCGATCCGCAGGACGATGGCGACGGCGACAACCGCCCGGTGAACTTCTCCTGGCGGTATGCCTTTCCGCCGGCAAACACGCTATTGCAGGGGAAATTCTGGAGTGCCGACAGCACGGCGCCGGAAGCCTCGGTGGAAGAAGGCTGGGCGCAGCGCTACCAACTCAAGCTGGGCGACCGCATCACCTTGTTGCTGGGCGAACAACAGCGCAGCTTCACCGTGACCAGCATCCGCAAGGCCGATTGGGATTCGTTCCGGGTCAATTTCTTCCTGCTACTCAACCAGGGCGCCGTGGGCGATGCGCCATACAACCTGATTTCCAGCTTCCACCTGCCGCCGGGCAACGCGCCCAAGCTGGCCACGCTCAGCCGCGATTACCCGAACATCTCGGTGCTGGATATCGACGCCATCCTGGGCCGGGTGCGCGAGGTGATTGATCAGGTGGCGCAGGCGGTGCAGTTGGTGATGGGCTTCAGCCTGCTGGCCGGCGTGCTGGTGCTGCTGGCGGCATTGCAGGCCACCGCAGGCGAACGCCGTTACGACAGCGCCGTGCTGCGCACACTGGGCGCACGGCGCGGCCAGTTGCGTGGTGCGGTGCTGGTGGAATTCGGTGCGTTGGGCCTGCTGGCGGCGCTGTTGGCAGTCACGGCCGCAGCGGTGATCGGTGCAGTGGTCGGGCAGCAGGCGTTCGAGATCGCGCTGACTCCGGATTGGCCACGCCTGCTGATTGGCGGCGCGTTCGGCCTGGCGCTGAGCCTGCTCGCCGGTTGGTCCGGGACGCGGCGCATTTTGTCTACGCCACCGGCGTTGGCCTTACGTACGCAGTAA
- a CDS encoding ABC transporter ATP-binding protein, giving the protein MTVSEGDSIAIVGASGSGKTTLLGLLAGLDLPSRGSIALAGQDLGQLDEEARAALRAREVGFVFQSFHLLPALTAEENIALPLELAGREDPARVREVLQAVGLSARARHYPRQLSGGEQQRVALARAFVAKPRILFADEPTGSLDQATGAQISDLLFALNATSETTLVLVTHDMTLAQRCRHIYRIDGGRLHAQQPGAAA; this is encoded by the coding sequence TTGACGGTCAGTGAAGGCGACAGTATCGCCATCGTCGGCGCCTCGGGGTCAGGCAAGACCACCCTGCTCGGCCTGCTCGCCGGGCTGGACCTGCCCAGCCGCGGCAGCATCGCGCTGGCCGGGCAGGACCTGGGCCAGCTCGATGAGGAAGCACGCGCGGCCCTGCGCGCCCGCGAGGTGGGCTTCGTGTTCCAGAGCTTCCACCTGCTGCCAGCGCTGACGGCCGAAGAAAACATCGCGCTGCCGCTGGAACTGGCCGGGCGCGAAGATCCGGCGCGGGTGCGCGAGGTGCTGCAGGCGGTTGGCCTGAGCGCGCGTGCGCGGCATTACCCACGCCAGCTCTCCGGCGGCGAGCAGCAACGCGTGGCACTGGCGCGCGCGTTCGTGGCCAAGCCGCGCATTCTGTTTGCCGATGAGCCCACCGGCAGCCTGGACCAGGCCACCGGCGCGCAGATCAGCGACCTGCTGTTCGCGCTCAATGCCACCAGCGAGACCACGCTGGTGCTGGTCACCCACGACATGACCCTGGCGCAGCGCTGCCGCCATATCTACCGCATCGATGGCGGGCGCCTGCACGCACAGCAGCCCGGCGCGGCGGCATGA
- a CDS encoding arylesterase, which yields MRNLRMRERTLRYSVMSLWLLTLSLLAPGIASAKSPATAAPILVVGDSLSAAHNIPVQSGWVTLLDQRLKRDMATPPPVVNASISGETTSGALTRLPGLLQKHRPGVVVIELGGNDALRGLTPAQLKGNLEKMIQFSRQAGAKVLLLGIDVPPNYGPAYRERLKATYADLSKQYQTALVPFFLEKVALQPGLMQADGLHPTAAAQPKVLETVWPALQPLLKP from the coding sequence ATGAGGAATCTCCGAATGCGTGAAAGAACACTGCGGTACAGCGTGATGAGCCTGTGGCTGCTGACACTCTCCCTGCTTGCGCCGGGGATTGCCTCTGCCAAAAGTCCGGCCACTGCCGCGCCGATCCTGGTAGTGGGCGACAGCCTGAGCGCCGCGCACAACATCCCGGTGCAGTCCGGCTGGGTCACCCTGCTGGACCAGCGCCTGAAGCGTGACATGGCGACGCCACCGCCGGTCGTCAATGCCAGCATCAGCGGCGAAACCACCTCCGGCGCCTTGACCCGGCTGCCTGGGCTGCTGCAAAAGCACCGCCCCGGCGTGGTCGTCATCGAGCTGGGTGGCAACGATGCCTTGCGTGGCCTCACGCCGGCCCAGCTCAAGGGCAACCTGGAGAAGATGATCCAGTTCAGCCGTCAGGCGGGCGCGAAGGTCTTGCTGCTGGGCATCGATGTGCCGCCCAACTATGGCCCGGCCTATCGCGAGCGGCTGAAGGCGACCTATGCCGACCTCTCCAAGCAATACCAGACCGCGCTGGTGCCGTTCTTTCTCGAGAAGGTCGCCCTGCAGCCGGGCCTGATGCAGGCCGACGGCCTGCACCCCACCGCCGCCGCACAGCCCAAGGTGCTGGAAACGGTCTGGCCAGCACTGCAGCCGCTGCTCAAACCCTGA
- a CDS encoding response regulator transcription factor, with amino-acid sequence MRQTKETSGLVLVVEDNRNISEMIGEYLEGRGFEVDYAVDGLDGYRLAAENSYDVVVLDLMLPRLDGIEVCRRLRNDARKSTPVLMLTARDTLDDKLTGLGFGADDYLTKPFAIQELEARLRALIRRERRQVGSEVLKVADLVLDPVSMRATRAGTELQLSPIGLRLRTILMRESPRVVTRQEIEREIWGNGLPDSDTLRSHLYNLRKIIDKPFDRPLLHTVQSAGYRIADIAQPMA; translated from the coding sequence ATGCGTCAGACCAAGGAAACGTCCGGCCTCGTGCTGGTCGTCGAAGACAATCGCAATATCTCAGAAATGATCGGCGAGTACCTGGAAGGCCGCGGCTTCGAGGTCGACTATGCCGTGGACGGACTGGACGGCTACCGTCTGGCCGCCGAAAACAGCTATGACGTGGTGGTGCTGGACCTCATGCTGCCGCGGCTGGACGGTATCGAAGTCTGCCGCCGCCTGCGTAACGACGCACGCAAGTCGACCCCGGTGCTGATGCTGACCGCACGCGACACGTTGGACGACAAGCTCACCGGTCTGGGCTTCGGCGCCGACGACTACCTGACCAAGCCGTTCGCGATCCAGGAACTGGAAGCACGCCTGCGTGCCCTGATCCGTCGTGAGCGCCGCCAGGTGGGTTCGGAAGTGCTCAAGGTCGCCGACCTGGTGCTGGATCCGGTGAGCATGCGCGCCACCCGCGCCGGCACCGAGCTGCAGCTGTCGCCGATCGGTCTGCGCCTGCGGACCATCCTGATGCGCGAATCGCCGCGTGTGGTGACGCGTCAGGAAATCGAACGCGAGATCTGGGGCAACGGCCTGCCGGACTCGGACACCTTGCGCAGCCATCTGTACAACCTGCGCAAGATCATCGACAAGCCGTTCGACCGCCCGCTGCTGCACACCGTGCAGAGCGCCGGCTATCGCATTGCCGACATCGCACAGCCGATGGCCTGA
- a CDS encoding sensor histidine kinase codes for MPHGLPRKIRIAFLLQVVLASLAIMLGGYLISLVIKYSLVRTVLADEAVHFWRMYRSAPDHRPPDTRNIRGYFDPAGPASDDVPQSLRLLSPGFREVAAADALVYVDQRPEGRLYLVFPRSRAAHLTLWFGVVPAILVLLAIYGVSWFTYRLSKQLVSPVTWLARRVAQWDPRQPDVDELSPERLPVEMQGETRQLAAALHELGRRVSDHVARERNFTRDASHELRTPLTVIRVASDMALADEELAPRTQRSLRRIQRAGRDMEAVIDAFLILAREAEIDPQSESFDAAELASEEVDNARELLGDKPVSLHMVGDRSLQMFAPPRVMRVVLSNLLRNACAYTDTGSIEVEVTQDRIVVRDTGIGMSEEARARAFDPFFRADPTRPQGTGLGLSIVRRLCDRFGWRIELHSEAGVGTSVAVVVA; via the coding sequence ATGCCGCACGGGCTCCCGCGAAAAATCCGCATCGCATTTTTGTTGCAGGTCGTCCTGGCGAGCCTGGCGATCATGCTGGGCGGCTATCTGATCTCGCTGGTCATCAAATACAGCCTGGTGCGTACCGTGCTGGCCGACGAGGCCGTGCATTTCTGGCGCATGTACCGCAGCGCGCCCGATCATCGCCCACCCGATACACGCAACATCCGCGGCTATTTCGATCCTGCCGGCCCTGCGAGTGATGACGTGCCGCAGTCGCTGCGTCTGCTGTCGCCGGGCTTCCGTGAAGTGGCCGCCGCCGATGCGCTTGTGTACGTCGACCAGCGCCCGGAAGGACGGCTGTACCTGGTGTTTCCACGCTCGCGTGCGGCGCATCTGACGCTGTGGTTCGGCGTGGTGCCGGCGATCCTGGTGCTGCTGGCGATCTATGGCGTGTCGTGGTTTACCTACCGTCTTTCCAAACAGCTGGTGTCGCCGGTGACCTGGCTGGCGCGCCGCGTGGCGCAGTGGGATCCGCGCCAACCCGATGTGGACGAGCTCTCGCCCGAACGGTTGCCGGTGGAAATGCAGGGCGAGACCCGGCAGCTCGCCGCTGCCTTGCACGAGCTGGGCCGCCGCGTCAGCGACCACGTCGCGCGCGAACGCAACTTCACCCGCGATGCCAGCCATGAATTGCGCACGCCGCTGACGGTGATCCGGGTCGCCAGCGACATGGCCCTGGCCGATGAAGAACTGGCACCGCGCACGCAACGTAGCCTGCGCCGCATCCAGCGCGCCGGACGCGACATGGAAGCGGTGATCGATGCCTTCCTGATCCTGGCGCGCGAAGCCGAGATCGACCCGCAGAGCGAAAGTTTCGATGCGGCCGAACTGGCCAGCGAGGAAGTGGACAATGCGCGCGAACTGCTGGGCGACAAGCCGGTCTCGCTGCACATGGTGGGCGACCGCAGCCTGCAGATGTTTGCGCCGCCACGGGTGATGCGGGTGGTGCTCAGCAACCTGCTGCGCAATGCCTGTGCCTACACCGATACCGGCAGCATCGAAGTGGAAGTCACCCAGGACCGCATCGTGGTGCGCGATACCGGCATCGGCATGAGCGAGGAGGCGCGGGCGCGTGCATTCGATCCGTTCTTCCGCGCCGACCCGACCCGGCCGCAAGGCACCGGACTGGGGCTATCGATCGTGCGCCGGCTGTGCGACCGCTTCGGCTGGCGCATCGAGTTGCATAGCGAGGCGGGTGTCGGTACTTCTGTTGCAGTCGTGGTGGCGTAG
- a CDS encoding SGNH/GDSL hydrolase family protein, whose translation MKQLPLRALLCALAIASSPLQAAAPPATPQVPAQVSNAAWEQDMQRFAASDAQQPPPQHGIVFVGSSSIRFWETLAQDFPGKPVINRGFGGSEVRDSTCYADRIVIPYAPRQVVLYAGDNDLNSGRSPEQVRDDVVAFVTRIRAALPEARIGYLSIKPSPSRAQLLPAIVRANQLIKQALANVPRTDYIDIYTPMLDATGKPRPELFREDMLHMKPEGYALWRKAVAPVLDRK comes from the coding sequence ATGAAACAACTGCCCTTGCGCGCGCTGTTGTGCGCACTCGCCATTGCGTCCAGCCCCCTGCAGGCCGCCGCGCCGCCTGCCACGCCCCAGGTGCCGGCACAGGTCTCCAATGCGGCATGGGAGCAGGACATGCAGCGCTTCGCGGCCAGCGATGCGCAGCAACCGCCGCCCCAACACGGCATCGTGTTCGTCGGCAGTTCGTCGATCCGTTTCTGGGAAACACTGGCGCAGGATTTCCCCGGCAAGCCGGTGATCAACCGTGGCTTTGGCGGATCGGAAGTGCGCGACAGCACCTGTTACGCCGACCGCATCGTGATTCCCTACGCGCCGCGCCAGGTGGTGTTGTATGCCGGCGACAACGACCTCAACAGCGGGCGCAGCCCGGAGCAGGTGCGCGACGATGTGGTGGCTTTCGTCACACGCATCCGCGCCGCACTTCCCGAGGCACGCATTGGCTACCTGTCGATCAAACCCAGCCCGTCGCGTGCACAGCTGCTGCCGGCGATTGTGCGCGCCAACCAGCTGATCAAGCAGGCATTGGCCAACGTGCCGCGGACCGACTACATCGACATCTATACGCCGATGCTGGATGCCACCGGCAAGCCGCGCCCGGAGCTGTTCCGCGAGGACATGCTGCACATGAAGCCGGAAGGGTACGCACTCTGGCGCAAAGCGGTGGCGCCGGTGCTGGATCGCAAGTAA
- a CDS encoding diacylglycerol kinase: MADQLGHVPRGPRRMLKAAVWSWQGLRAAWLHESSFRLEVCLAALLTPLALWLGNSGLERIALIAPLLIVLAAELLNSAIEAVIERYGPEHHVLAGRAKDMGSAAVFVLLINVLLCWGLVLLPRLF; this comes from the coding sequence ATGGCCGATCAACTGGGGCACGTGCCGCGCGGCCCGCGCCGGATGCTCAAGGCGGCGGTCTGGTCGTGGCAGGGTCTGCGTGCGGCGTGGCTGCATGAATCCTCGTTCCGCCTGGAAGTCTGCCTGGCGGCGCTGCTGACGCCGCTGGCGCTATGGCTGGGGAATTCGGGGCTGGAACGCATCGCGCTGATTGCACCGTTGCTGATCGTGCTGGCCGCGGAGTTGCTGAACTCGGCCATCGAGGCAGTGATCGAGCGGTATGGCCCGGAACACCACGTGCTGGCCGGGCGCGCCAAGGACATGGGCTCGGCCGCCGTGTTCGTGCTGCTGATCAACGTTTTGCTGTGCTGGGGCCTAGTCCTACTACCGCGGCTGTTCTGA